The proteins below come from a single uncultured Carboxylicivirga sp. genomic window:
- a CDS encoding dienelactone hydrolase family protein: MRLLTLFLTAFFIYFNVQAQDNYEFKSFVKGTDTLQYRILYPENMKPGQKYPMILFMHGAGERGSDNQKQLTHGGELFLQEKIRKKYPAIVVFPQCPDGIMWTNRKKHQNEQGEWIFEFPVDIAAPWPALMVDQLIDSITQSGLVDKSRVYIIGISMGAIGTLEFLYRYTNKYAAAVVICGGHNAELAAVYESKPIWFFHGGKDNVVPNHYSKEVFDKVQPFNKRTKYTLYPEANHNSWDQALAEPNLLKWLFKNKLD; this comes from the coding sequence ATGCGACTACTTACATTATTTCTCACTGCATTTTTCATTTATTTCAATGTTCAGGCACAAGATAACTATGAATTTAAGAGTTTTGTGAAAGGTACAGATACTTTACAATACCGAATTCTTTATCCAGAAAATATGAAACCGGGTCAGAAATATCCGATGATACTATTTATGCATGGAGCTGGTGAAAGAGGTAGTGATAATCAAAAGCAATTGACGCATGGAGGTGAGTTGTTTTTGCAGGAAAAAATTAGAAAAAAATATCCGGCTATTGTTGTTTTTCCGCAATGCCCCGATGGAATTATGTGGACCAATCGCAAGAAACATCAGAATGAACAAGGAGAATGGATTTTTGAATTTCCGGTTGATATAGCAGCACCATGGCCAGCTCTAATGGTTGATCAATTAATTGATAGCATAACACAAAGCGGGCTGGTTGATAAAAGCAGAGTTTATATTATAGGTATATCCATGGGAGCGATTGGAACGTTAGAATTTCTGTATCGATATACTAATAAATATGCTGCAGCTGTTGTTATTTGCGGAGGTCATAATGCTGAATTAGCAGCTGTCTATGAGAGTAAACCTATCTGGTTTTTCCATGGAGGAAAGGACAATGTAGTACCTAATCATTATTCAAAAGAGGTGTTTGATAAGGTTCAGCCATTTAATAAAAGAACAAAATACACCTTATATCCCGAGGCTAATCATAATAGTTGGGATCAGGCTTTAGCAGAACCCAACTTGCTTAAATGGTTATTTAAAAATAAATTGGATTAA